From Segatella copri, the proteins below share one genomic window:
- a CDS encoding xylulokinase — translation MASRYLLGFDVGSSSVKASLTDVDNGEIVASAFYPDHEAPIMAVKTGWAEQDPQMWWNNAKLALKKIMAESGAKGEDILAIGISYQMHGLVCVDKNQQVLRPSIIWCDSRAVPYGEKAFHDLGENFCLRNLLNSPGNFTASKLAWVKDNEPELFDKIDKIMLPGDYLAMKLSGEVKTTISGLSEGMMWDFNQKKPAKFLLDYFGFDESILADIVPTFSVQSVVSKAAAEELGLKEGTPISYRAGDQPNNAVSLNVFNPGEIASTAGTSGVVYGVLGDVNYDPKSRVNTFAHANYTTDLDRLGVLLCINGTGILNAWVHRNITPDVSYADMNDLAASVPIGSDGVKIIPFGNGAERVLENKEVGCSIRGISFNKHNRAHIVRAAQEGIVFSFCYGMEIMQQMGMDIKNIHAGKANMFLSPLFRDTLAGVSGATIELYETDGSAGAAKGAGIGAGIYKDHNEAFASLKKLAVIDPDEANRSAYLEAYSAWKEELKKL, via the coding sequence ATGGCTAGTAGATATTTATTAGGTTTTGACGTAGGCTCAAGTTCTGTAAAGGCTTCGCTTACTGATGTTGACAATGGAGAAATCGTAGCTTCTGCATTCTATCCGGATCATGAAGCACCCATTATGGCTGTAAAGACCGGTTGGGCAGAGCAGGATCCTCAGATGTGGTGGAATAATGCTAAGTTGGCGCTCAAGAAAATCATGGCAGAATCTGGTGCCAAGGGTGAAGATATCCTTGCTATTGGTATCTCGTACCAGATGCATGGCTTGGTTTGTGTTGATAAGAATCAGCAAGTTTTGCGTCCTAGTATCATCTGGTGCGACTCTCGTGCCGTACCTTATGGCGAGAAGGCTTTTCATGATTTAGGTGAGAATTTCTGCTTGCGTAATCTGCTCAATTCTCCTGGAAACTTTACTGCTTCTAAACTTGCTTGGGTAAAGGATAATGAACCGGAACTGTTTGATAAGATTGATAAGATTATGCTTCCTGGTGATTATCTGGCAATGAAACTTTCAGGTGAAGTTAAGACTACTATCAGTGGTCTTTCTGAAGGTATGATGTGGGACTTCAACCAGAAAAAGCCTGCTAAATTCCTGCTTGATTACTTTGGCTTCGATGAAAGCATTCTGGCTGATATTGTTCCTACTTTCTCTGTACAGAGTGTAGTAAGTAAAGCGGCAGCTGAAGAACTTGGTCTGAAAGAAGGTACACCAATATCTTATCGTGCGGGTGACCAGCCAAATAATGCTGTGAGTCTGAATGTGTTCAATCCGGGTGAAATTGCAAGTACTGCAGGTACATCAGGAGTTGTATATGGTGTATTGGGTGATGTTAACTATGATCCAAAGAGCCGTGTCAATACTTTTGCTCATGCTAATTATACTACAGACCTTGACCGTCTTGGTGTATTGTTGTGTATCAATGGAACTGGTATCTTGAATGCGTGGGTTCATCGAAATATCACTCCAGATGTAAGCTATGCGGATATGAATGATCTTGCAGCTTCTGTGCCAATAGGTAGTGATGGTGTTAAGATTATCCCATTTGGTAATGGAGCTGAGCGTGTATTAGAGAATAAGGAAGTTGGTTGTTCTATTCGTGGCATCAGCTTTAATAAGCATAATCGTGCTCATATTGTTCGTGCAGCACAAGAGGGTATCGTCTTCAGTTTCTGCTATGGAATGGAAATCATGCAGCAGATGGGTATGGATATCAAGAATATTCATGCAGGTAAGGCTAATATGTTCCTCAGTCCGTTGTTCCGAGATACCTTGGCGGGTGTGAGTGGTGCTACTATCGAACTTTATGAGACAGATGGTAGTGCAGGTGCTGCTAAGGGTGCTGGTATTGGTGCCGGTATCTATAAGGATCATAATGAGGCTTTTGCTTCATTGAAGAAACTTGCAGTCATAGATCCTGATGAGGCTAACCGTTCTGCTTATCTCGAGGCTTATTCTGCATGGAAAGAAGAGCTGAAAAAACTTTAA